One Malus domestica chromosome 11, GDT2T_hap1 genomic region harbors:
- the LOC103429158 gene encoding protein trichome birefringence-like 42 isoform X1: protein MGTGQEYGVSIMFLKNGFLVDLAYEKIGKVLKLDSISTGDQWKGVDILIFNSFHWWAHTGRAQTWDYFQVGDKVVKEMDHMEAYKIALTTWGKWVDSSIDISITKVFFQGVAAVHTDGKEWKDPKAGSCLRQTQPILGPTYPGPSHPGEAIVKSVLSGMEKPVYLLDITLLTQLRKDGHPSIYAGEGPKYNDCSHWCLPGAPDTWNELLYAALL, encoded by the exons ATGGGCACTGGGCAG GAATATGGAGTGTCGATTATGTTTCTGAAAAATGGGTTCTTGGTGGATTTGGCTTATGAAAAGATTGGCAAAGTCCTGAAATTGGACTCCATCAGTACTGGCGACCAATGGAAAGGAGTAGACATACTGATTTTCAACAGCTTTCATTGGTGGGCTCATACCGGGCGTGCTCAAAC ATGGGACTATTTTCAAGTGGGAGACAAGGTGGTGAAAGAGATGGATCACATGGAGGCCTACAAGATTGCATTAACAACATGGGGTAAATGGGTTGATTCCAGCATTGATATTTCAATTACCAAAGTCTTTTTTCAAGGAGTAGCCGCTGTTCATACTGA TGGCAAGGAATGGAAGGATCCAAAAGCAGGAAGTTGCCTAAGACAGACCCAACCAATTCTAGGACCAACTTATCCAGGACCAAGTCATCCGGGAGAAGCTATTGTAAAGAGTGTGTTAAGTGGCATGGAAAAGCCTGTGTATTTATTGGACATCACATTGCTCACGCAGCTCAGAAAAGATGGGCACCCCTCCATTTATGCAGGTGAAGGTCCCAAATATAATGACTGTAGTCACTGGTGTCTTCCTGGTGCTCCTGATACTTGGAATGAACTTTTGTACGCAGCTTTGCTCTAG
- the LOC103448803 gene encoding kunitz type trypsin inhibitor 104-like has product MAISTLAQTSNDTAGSPVLDTTGQPLQRGVEYYIKPAITENGGRFTLIDHRNGTCPFYVGQENLSGPDGFPVTFAPFAEGETVVKEGRDIKITFAVSTICVQSTAWKRSNETGQETERRLIVIGEDENERYPTGNYFKIVREGNGLYSLFWCPYEACPICKFDCRATWVGVLVENGKRLLALDGSALPVEFERHIID; this is encoded by the coding sequence ATGGCCATATCGACCCTAGCCCAAACATCAAATGACACAGCAGGTTCTCCGGTGCTCGACACAACCGGACAACCTCTTCAACGTGGGGTTGAGTACTACATCAAGCCTGCCATTACCGAAAATGGCGGCCGTTTCACTTTGATCGACCATAGAAACGGAACATGCCCGTTTTACGTAGGTCAAGAAAACCTCTCAGGTCCCGATGGCTTTCCGGTGACCTTTGCGCCATTCGCAGAAGGTGAAACAGTGGTGAAGGAGGGTAGGGACATAAAAATCACGTTTGCGGTGTCCACAATTTGTGTGCAGTCAACTGCGTGGAAGCGAAGCAATGAGACGGGCCAAGAGACCGAAAGGAGACTAATTGTGATTGGAGAAGACGAAAATGAAAGGTATCCGACTGGAAACTACTTTAAGATTGTTAGAGAAGGGAATGGTCTCTACAGTCTGTTTTGGTGTCCTTATGAGGCGTGTCccatttgcaaatttgattgtaGAGCGACGTGGGTTGGTGTTTTGGTTGAGAACGGGAAGAGGTTGCTGGCATTGGATGGCTCTGCGCTTCCTGTTGAGTTTGAAAGGCATATTattgattag
- the LOC103430652 gene encoding protein VTE6, chloroplastic-like, whose translation MALSAAPLLLHIKPPPIPSLFQSQSQSQSHRVSSSSLPILRTKFLIPTHPRHSNPPKQTMNGPPAASVQSAVSQAMSLIQSSPPTWQSSVLSNLLIFLLGSPILVSGLSASGIGAAFLLGTLTWRAFGSSGFLLVAAYFVLGTAVTKVRMKQKEAEGVAEKRKGRRGPGSVIGSSAAGCVCAFLSILGIGGSRYSRLWQLGFVASFCTKLSDTVSSEMGKAYGKTTYLVTTLKVVPRGTEGAVSVEGTFAGLLAAILLAFVGCAMGEVSAPEAMICVIASQIANLGESIIGAALQDKEGFRWLNNDAVNVINISMGSILAVLMRRVLLQNWSM comes from the exons ATGGCATTGTCAGCAGCTCCCCTCCTCCTGCACATCAAACCCCCTCCAATTCCTTCCTTATTCCAATCCCAATCCCAATCCCAATCCCACCgcgtctcctcctcctccctcccCATCCTCCGCACAAAATTCCTAATCCCAACCCACCCTCGCCACAGCAATCCCCCCAAACAAACAATGAACGGGCCTCCCGCAGCCAGTGTGCAGAGTGCTGTGTCCCAGGCAATGAGCCTGATCCAGTCGTCGCCTCCGACCTGGCAGTCCTCCGTCCTCAGCAACCTCCTGATCTTCCTGCTGGGTTCTCCAATTCTGGTCTCCGGACTCTCTGCCTCCGGCATTGGAGCTGCTTTCTTGCTCGGTACTCTCACTTGGCGCGCTTTTGGGTCTTCTGGGTTTCTCCTGGTGGCCGCATACTTCGTCCTT GGCACGGCAGTGACAAAGGTGAGGATGAAACAAAAGGAGGCTGAAGGGGTAGCCGAGAAGAGGAAAGGAAGGAGAGGCCCTGGCAGTGTCATTGGATCCAGTGCTGCTGGTTGTGTCTGTGCTTTCCTGTCAATACTTGGAATAGGAGGAAGCAGATATTCTCGGCTTTGGCAACTAGGGTTTGTTGCCAGCTTCTGCACTAAGTTAAGTGATACTGTCTCGAGTGAGATGGGAAAGGCATATGGAAAAACAAC GTACTTAGTTACAACATTGAAGGTAGTTCCAAGGGGAACAGAGGGGGCTGTGAGTGTTGAGGGAACCTTTGCTGGACTTTTGGCCGCTATCCTTCTTGCGTTTGTTGGTTGTGCCATGGGTGAG GTAAGTGCACCTGAAGCAATGATATGCGTAATAGCATCGCAAATAGCTAATCTTGGTGAGAGCATTATAGGTGCTGCTCTTCAAGACAAGGAAGGATTTAGATGG CTCAACAACGATGCTGTGAACGTCATAAACATATCGATGGGCAGCATTTTGGCAGTCTTGATGCGGCGGGTTTTGCTCCAGAACTGGAGTATGTAA
- the LOC139187471 gene encoding kunitz type trypsin inhibitor 106-like: protein MMYPTSVGNLISCICLAMAIATVAQPVLDTAGRALQPGVDYYIKPAITDNGGRFTLINRNNSCPFFVGQENVSGPEGLPVTFAPFAAGATVVRESRDQMITFSASTICVSSTAWKVGETDRVTQRRLIVAGAPASEGLPLRSYFMINRVEPERAGVYSLRWCPTEVCPTCRFSNCGPIGALVENGKRLVALDGSGLPVVFERRA from the coding sequence ATGATGTACCCCACGTCGGTTGGAAACCTCATCAGCTGCATATGTCTAGCCATGGCCATAGCAACCGTAGCCCAACCGGTGCTTGACACCGCCGGACGGGCTCTTCAACCCGGCGTAGACTACTACATCAAACCCGCCATAACCGACAACGGAGGCCGTTTCACTCTGATCAACCGAAACAATTCCTGTCCCTTCTTTGTAGGTCAAGAAAACGTCTCAGGCCCCGAGGGCTTACCCGTGACCTTTGCTCCATTTGCCGCGGGAGCAACTGTGGTGAGGGAGAGCCGTGACCAAATGATCACATTTTCTGCGTCCACAATATGTGTGTCCTCGACTGCATGGAAGGTGGGTGAGACTGATAGAGTCACCCAAAGGCGGTTGATTGTCGCCGGAGCACCTGCATCTGAAGGGCTGCCTCTTAGAAGCTATTTTATGATAAATAGGGTGGAGCCAGAGAGAGCTGGTGTCTACAGTCTGAGGTGGTGTCCCACTGAAGTGTGCCCCACTTGTAGGTTCAGCAACTGTGGGCCCATCGGTGCTTTGGTTGAGAATGGAAAGAGGTTGGTGGCCTTAGATGGTTCTGGGCTTCCTGTTGTGTTTGAGAGGAGGGCTTAA
- the LOC103430653 gene encoding large ribosomal subunit protein uL13c-like has product MSVLSLAASSSSSFMLSSSSTCSSSPKPPFSSSAKPPIKTPFVGFSVAPPQKLWIPSTTDLSFNNGGSPRRSFEVFSSKTKDFVRVPLDQRWMFEDYEVDGPDIWNNTWYPKAADHVNTDKPWFIVDATDKILGRMASTIAIYIRGKNLVTYTPSVDMGAFVIVVNAEKVAVSGKKRNQKLYRRHSGRPGGMTVETFDQLQQRIPERIIEHAVRGMLPKGRLGRALFNHLKVYKGPDHPHEAQMPVELPIKDKRIQKQK; this is encoded by the exons ATGTCCGTACTCTCGCTcgcagcttcatcttcttcttccttcatgcTTTCATCCTCCTCCACTTGCTCTTCTTCCCCAAAGCCCCCATTCTCCTCCTCCGCAAAACCCCCCATTAAAACCCCATTTGTTGGGTTCTCGGTGGCGCCACCACAGAAGCTCTGGATTCCCTCCACCACCGACCTCAGCTTCAACAATGGAGGTTCCCCGCGTCGGAGCTTCGAGGTCTTCAGCAGTAAAACTAAGGACTTCGTTCGGGTCCCTTTGGATCAGCGATGGATGTTCGAGGACTACGAAGTCGACGGCCCT GACATTTGGAATAATACGTGGTATCCAAAAGCTGCAGACCATGTGAATACTGACAAGCCATGGTTCATCGTTGATGCCACGGACAAGATTCTTGGACGAATGGCATCCACAATCGCCATTTACATCCGTGGGAAGAATTTGGTGACCTACACCCCTAGTGTGGACATGGGAGCATTTGTCATTGTG GTAAATGCTGAAAAGGTTGCTGTATCTGGCAAGAAAAGGAACCAAAAACTCTACAGGAGGCATTCTGGACGACCAGGTGGTATGACAGTGGAAACGTTTGACCAGTTACAGCAGAGAATCCCAGAGAGGATTATTGAACATGCTGTTCGTGGCATGCTTCCGAAAGGGAGG CTCGGGAGAGCGCTTTTCAACCACCTAAAGGTGTACAAGGGGCCAGATCATCCCCATGAAGCCCAGATGCCAGTGGAGCTGCCGATTAAGGACAAAAGAATACAAAAACAGAAGTAG
- the LOC103429158 gene encoding protein trichome birefringence-like 42 isoform X2 — MALWGFHLLPLLLSFLLPPSSSAACDFFQGRWVVDEFYPLYNGSSCPFIGFNCLSNGRPDKEYLKYRWKPTACDLPRFNGQDFMERNRGKKIMFVGDSLSNNMWQSLTCMLNVAVPNSKYTLTQAGSLNTFYLEEYGVSIMFLKNGFLVDLAYEKIGKVLKLDSISTGDQWKGVDILIFNSFHWWAHTGRAQTWDYFQVGDKVVKEMDHMEAYKIALTTWGKWVDSSIDISITKVFFQGVAAVHTDGKEWKDPKAGSCLRQTQPILGPTYPGPSHPGEAIVKSVLSGMEKPVYLLDITLLTQLRKDGHPSIYAGEGPKYNDCSHWCLPGAPDTWNELLYAALL, encoded by the exons ATGGCACTGTGGGGTTTTCACCTTCTTCCTctacttctttcttttcttttaccgCCATCGTCATCGGCTGCCTGTGATTTTTTTCAAGGGCGTTGGGTTGTGGACGAGTTTTACCCACTTTACAATGGTTCAAGCTGTCCCTTCATTGGATTCAATTGCCTCAGCAATGGCAGACCTGACAAAGAGTACCTCAAATATAGATGGAAGCCCACTGCTTGTGACCTTCCAAG ATTCAATGGTCAGGATTTCATGGAGAGAAACAGAGGCAAAAAAATCATGTTTGTGGGGGACTCACTAAGCAACAATATGTGGCAGTCATTGACATGCATGCTAAATGTTGCAGTCCCTAATTCTAAATACACCTTAACCCAAGCAGGGTCCCTCAACACATTTTACCTTGAG GAATATGGAGTGTCGATTATGTTTCTGAAAAATGGGTTCTTGGTGGATTTGGCTTATGAAAAGATTGGCAAAGTCCTGAAATTGGACTCCATCAGTACTGGCGACCAATGGAAAGGAGTAGACATACTGATTTTCAACAGCTTTCATTGGTGGGCTCATACCGGGCGTGCTCAAAC ATGGGACTATTTTCAAGTGGGAGACAAGGTGGTGAAAGAGATGGATCACATGGAGGCCTACAAGATTGCATTAACAACATGGGGTAAATGGGTTGATTCCAGCATTGATATTTCAATTACCAAAGTCTTTTTTCAAGGAGTAGCCGCTGTTCATACTGA TGGCAAGGAATGGAAGGATCCAAAAGCAGGAAGTTGCCTAAGACAGACCCAACCAATTCTAGGACCAACTTATCCAGGACCAAGTCATCCGGGAGAAGCTATTGTAAAGAGTGTGTTAAGTGGCATGGAAAAGCCTGTGTATTTATTGGACATCACATTGCTCACGCAGCTCAGAAAAGATGGGCACCCCTCCATTTATGCAGGTGAAGGTCCCAAATATAATGACTGTAGTCACTGGTGTCTTCCTGGTGCTCCTGATACTTGGAATGAACTTTTGTACGCAGCTTTGCTCTAG